One window of Campylobacter sp. RM12651 genomic DNA carries:
- the flhB gene encoding flagellar biosynthesis protein FlhB, whose amino-acid sequence MMADDAEKTEEPTDKKIEDARKEGNVAKSQDVAALITLCVGFGFALFWVYFLHERITALYIYYQSLIGSEIDNKLLYKIGIKTLLELTLMVLPLAIAIAIAGIIANVMQIGFNFTLKPIMPNFGKINPIKGIKNIISMKKLIELVKIILKVSVIFGIVGYFIYSFLPGLSHLAILPLIKQMEWLRDKIIILFAAVICSFLVFGILDIFIVRFQYFKGLRMSKQEIKDEYKQMEGDPQVKAKIRQIQMQAARNRMMQDVPNADVVITNPTHYSIAIAYDRTKHKAPVVLAKGVDNIAFKIREIAQKHDIPIYEQRELARSLYKICEVGDEIPVELYKATAEVLGVIARMSRR is encoded by the coding sequence ATTATGGCTGATGATGCAGAAAAGACAGAAGAACCCACAGATAAAAAGATAGAAGACGCCAGAAAAGAAGGAAATGTCGCTAAAAGTCAAGATGTGGCAGCACTTATAACTCTTTGCGTTGGTTTTGGCTTTGCTTTATTTTGGGTTTATTTTCTGCACGAAAGAATTACGGCTTTATACATTTATTATCAGAGTTTAATAGGTAGCGAAATTGATAATAAATTGCTTTATAAAATAGGTATTAAAACCCTTTTAGAGCTTACATTAATGGTATTACCACTTGCTATTGCAATTGCTATTGCTGGAATTATTGCAAATGTTATGCAAATAGGCTTTAATTTTACACTCAAACCCATAATGCCTAATTTTGGCAAAATCAATCCAATCAAGGGCATTAAAAATATAATTTCAATGAAAAAGCTAATAGAATTAGTAAAAATCATTCTAAAAGTTAGCGTTATTTTCGGCATTGTTGGGTATTTTATATATAGCTTTTTGCCAGGACTTAGCCATTTAGCAATTTTGCCACTCATTAAACAAATGGAGTGGTTAAGAGATAAAATCATAATCCTTTTTGCAGCTGTTATATGCTCATTTTTAGTATTTGGAATACTTGATATTTTTATAGTTCGTTTTCAGTATTTTAAAGGACTTAGAATGAGTAAGCAAGAGATTAAAGATGAATACAAGCAAATGGAAGGAGACCCGCAAGTAAAGGCAAAAATCAGACAAATTCAAATGCAAGCAGCAAGAAATCGTATGATGCAAGATGTCCCTAATGCTGATGTGGTAATTACCAACCCAACTCATTACTCAATCGCAATTGCTTATGATAGGACAAAGCATAAAGCCCCTGTGGTATTAGCAAAAGGAGTTGATAATATCGCCTTTAAAATCCGTGAAATAGCACAAAAACACGATATTCCAATATATGAACAAAGAGAATTAGCAAGATCTCTTTATAAGATTTGTGAAGTAGGAGATGAAATCCCTGTAGAATTATATAAAGCAACGGCTGAAGTCTTAGGCGTAATTGCTAGAATGAGTAGAAGATAA
- a CDS encoding SulP family inorganic anion transporter has translation MKSYFQDLRLEFTEYNKMKLLQDLMAGATVAAVALPLALAFGVSSGASAASGLITAILAGFVISLFGGAYYQISGPTGAMAAILIAITTQYGLTGVFVATLMAGLLLIFAGLFHFGRVIAFIPMPVITGFTSGIAVIIALGQIDNLLGVKASGITTLEKTINYFKMDLDINYISVFICIFVVVFMLAYPKKYQKYAPASLIALIVATLISIIFSLDIQRIGVIPTNIILDDRFAFSDFDILHLKELITPAISIALLGMIESLLCGASGGRMVGVRLKCDRELIAQGLGNILVPFCGGVPATAAIARTSVAIKSGAVTRLTGIFHSIILLVSMLVLAPIMSLIPLSALAGILFVTAFRMNEWHTIKYFFKNRFKGALVQFFATMLATIIFDLTIAILIGVILSLMLLMVQISNLKIKFDYFDSEKFTDLNSPLPQHIKQAEVIYIMGAIIFSNTDKILELTSRINYKTAIIFSMRGTTYMDISGASAFLEVIEAIKKRKIPVFIAGVSPDIKEIMKRSGIVEAIGVDNFYWSVEMTIK, from the coding sequence ATGAAAAGCTATTTTCAAGATTTAAGACTGGAATTTACCGAATATAACAAGATGAAATTATTACAAGATTTAATGGCTGGTGCTACGGTTGCTGCTGTTGCTCTGCCTTTAGCGCTTGCATTTGGTGTTAGTAGTGGGGCAAGTGCAGCTTCAGGACTTATTACTGCTATTTTAGCTGGGTTTGTAATATCGTTATTTGGTGGAGCTTATTATCAAATATCAGGTCCAACCGGTGCAATGGCTGCTATTTTAATTGCCATAACTACTCAATATGGACTAACAGGTGTTTTTGTGGCTACTTTGATGGCTGGATTATTATTAATTTTTGCAGGATTATTTCATTTTGGTAGAGTGATTGCATTTATTCCTATGCCTGTAATTACAGGTTTTACTTCAGGAATTGCTGTTATTATTGCCTTAGGTCAAATTGATAATTTATTAGGTGTTAAAGCTAGTGGAATTACAACTTTAGAAAAAACAATAAACTATTTTAAAATGGATTTAGATATTAATTATATTTCAGTTTTTATATGTATTTTCGTAGTAGTTTTTATGTTGGCTTATCCTAAAAAATACCAAAAATACGCTCCTGCTTCATTAATTGCATTGATAGTCGCTACATTAATAAGTATAATTTTTTCATTAGATATTCAAAGAATAGGGGTAATTCCTACTAACATAATCTTAGATGATAGGTTTGCTTTTAGTGATTTTGATATTTTGCACTTAAAAGAATTGATAACTCCTGCAATAAGTATTGCTTTATTGGGTATGATAGAGAGCTTGTTATGTGGTGCAAGTGGTGGTAGAATGGTTGGTGTTAGACTTAAATGCGATAGAGAATTAATAGCTCAAGGCTTAGGCAATATTTTAGTTCCTTTTTGCGGTGGAGTTCCTGCGACTGCTGCTATTGCTAGAACTAGCGTAGCTATTAAGTCTGGTGCTGTTACTAGGCTTACTGGTATATTTCATTCTATAATTTTATTAGTATCTATGCTTGTTTTAGCACCGATTATGAGTTTAATTCCACTTAGTGCGTTAGCTGGAATTTTATTTGTAACTGCATTTAGAATGAATGAGTGGCATACTATTAAATATTTTTTTAAAAATAGATTTAAAGGTGCTTTAGTTCAGTTTTTTGCAACTATGTTAGCAACTATTATTTTTGATTTAACAATTGCAATTTTAATAGGCGTGATTTTATCTTTAATGCTTTTAATGGTTCAGATTTCAAACTTAAAAATTAAATTTGATTATTTTGATAGTGAGAAATTTACTGATTTAAATTCTCCTTTACCACAACATATAAAACAAGCTGAAGTAATTTATATAATGGGAGCTATTATATTTTCTAATACGGATAAAATTTTAGAATTAACTAGCAGAATAAATTATAAAACAGCGATTATATTTTCTATGCGAGGGACAACTTATATGGATATTTCAGGAGCAAGTGCCTTTCTTGAAGTAATAGAAGCCATTAAAAAGCGAAAAATTCCCGTATTTATTGCAGGAGTTTCACCTGATATTAAAGAAATTATGAAAAGAAGTGGTATTGTTGAAGCTATTGGAGTAGATAATTTTTATTGGAGCGTTGAAATGACTATTAAATAG